One window from the genome of Streptomyces sp. NBC_00708 encodes:
- a CDS encoding ATP/GTP-binding protein has product MDSATSDRAALQATADNGLKIVVVGGFGVGKTTMVRSVSEIRPLNTEETMTRAGEAVDHLDGVRSKTSTTVAFDFGRISLDERSVLYLFGAPGQERFWFLWDRLFSGTLGAVVLVDTRRLADSWYAIDRLEHHGTPFIVACNDFGGPLHTEQQIREALDISADVPLVECDARDRSSSKYVLITLVEHLHRLSAARTGNTPAPAEGAPALTPEPTP; this is encoded by the coding sequence TTGGACTCCGCAACCTCTGACCGTGCCGCCCTGCAGGCGACGGCCGACAACGGACTGAAGATAGTCGTGGTCGGCGGCTTCGGGGTCGGCAAGACCACCATGGTCCGATCCGTGAGCGAGATCCGTCCGCTCAACACGGAGGAGACGATGACCCGCGCGGGCGAGGCGGTCGACCACCTCGACGGCGTGCGGTCCAAGACGTCCACCACGGTCGCCTTCGACTTCGGCCGGATCAGCCTCGACGAACGCTCGGTGCTGTACCTGTTCGGCGCGCCCGGCCAGGAGCGCTTCTGGTTCCTGTGGGACCGGCTGTTCTCCGGCACCCTGGGCGCCGTCGTCCTCGTCGACACCCGGCGCCTCGCCGACTCCTGGTACGCCATCGACCGGCTGGAGCACCACGGCACGCCGTTCATCGTCGCGTGCAACGACTTCGGCGGCCCGCTCCACACCGAGCAGCAGATCCGGGAGGCGCTCGACATCTCCGCGGACGTCCCGCTCGTGGAGTGCGACGCGCGCGACCGGTCCTCCAGCAAGTACGTGCTGATCACGCTGGTCGAGCACCTGCACCGCCTCTCGGCGGCCCGTACGGGGAACACCCCCGCGCCCGCCGAGGGCGCCCCCGCCCTGACCCCGGAGCCCACCCCGTGA
- a CDS encoding DUF742 domain-containing protein, with protein sequence MTPRPRPGRDEDPDRLYTLTGGRTRSDSAAFDLVTLVVSECEPAPGMQSEHVAILRMCERPTAVVEIAATLDLPVSIVRILLCDLLDTGRISARHPRTARVSDRLPAPDILEQVLVGLRNL encoded by the coding sequence ATGACGCCGCGCCCGCGACCCGGCAGGGACGAGGACCCCGACCGGCTCTACACCCTCACCGGTGGCCGCACCCGGTCCGACTCCGCCGCCTTCGACCTGGTCACGCTGGTGGTCTCCGAGTGCGAGCCGGCCCCCGGCATGCAGTCGGAGCACGTGGCGATCCTGCGGATGTGCGAACGGCCCACCGCCGTCGTCGAGATCGCCGCCACCCTCGACCTGCCCGTCAGCATCGTGCGCATCCTGCTGTGCGATCTGCTCGACACCGGCCGGATCAGCGCCCGCCACCCGCGTACCGCACGCGTATCGGACCGGCTTCCGGCCCCCGACATCCTGGAACAGGTGCTCGTTGGACTCCGCAACCTCTGA
- a CDS encoding roadblock/LC7 domain-containing protein, giving the protein MSATTDEKLNWLLEGLLERTPGARHALVLSRDGLKLCRTPELSVDQADQLAAISAGIQSLSHGASVEFGNGSGGVRSAMAEFYGGILFIVEAGAGAHLAVVAAESADVGLVGHNMSELVEQLGEHLVAPPREPAEAVAGRGTAV; this is encoded by the coding sequence ATGAGCGCGACCACCGACGAGAAGCTCAACTGGCTGCTGGAGGGGCTCCTCGAACGGACCCCCGGCGCCCGTCATGCCCTCGTGCTGTCCAGGGACGGCCTCAAGCTGTGCCGCACCCCCGAGCTCTCCGTCGACCAGGCGGACCAGCTGGCCGCGATCTCCGCCGGCATCCAGAGCCTGTCCCACGGCGCGTCCGTGGAGTTCGGCAACGGCAGCGGCGGCGTCCGCTCCGCCATGGCCGAGTTCTACGGCGGCATCCTGTTCATCGTGGAGGCGGGCGCGGGCGCCCATCTCGCGGTCGTCGCCGCCGAGAGCGCGGACGTGGGCCTGGTCGGCCACAACATGAGCGAGCTCGTCGAACAGCTCGGCGAGCACCTGGTCGCCCCGCCCCGCGAACCCGCCGAGGCCGTCGCCGGCCGGGGCACGGCCGTATGA